The genomic stretch tCAAAGACAACATGGAGAGATTTCAATCTATCCTATGACtcagaatgagagagaaaggaTCCTGCATTTTACAAAGCAACACCTGGAGGACTCAGGTTTTGTCTCCATTCAGTGCGAGCAATCTGTGATCAGCAGCTGATCTACAGTACACTTGACCACATTTCTGAACATATTCTCATTAGTTCACTCACCGTTCACAGAGGTTGCcagtgtcatgatcctgggtcggtggcccagtgttgtgagtttctttttgtgaagttctgttctttgttttatttctggttgtgtttgtAGTTTAGTATTAGGATTTTAGTTTGCCTTTGTCTGTTTAGTTTTCTGCGTTAGTTGTTGTTTCCCTGTGTTGTCAGCCTGTGTGTTCAAATAGGTGTCTGTTTTGTCTTATGTGTAGATTCCCTCTGTCAGGGTTTCGTGTGTTAAGTCTGACTGTCAAACCAGTCCTATCAGACCAGTTAATACCTGCATTTTGACTGATGGTCAATATTGAGGGAAGTATCAGAGAAAAGAACCGTGaaagctgctctgtgtgtttgtactgCTGAGAAGACACGCAGACATGTTTGCATTATGTTCTGATCTCTGTATAGAAAAGTGACTAAAAACCTGAAACAGCTTTCACTTTAAAGAGAACTCAGCTGCACAACAAGACACGTTTGTCTTCTGTTGGGATTCTCTTCAGCCTCCCGCCAACGCTCCATGTTTAGTTCTGTTCAGTTTCATTAAAATTCCAGAGGAGCAGAAATATGAGGGGCTCAGCTGTAAATGCTCAGAATGAGGACTCAGTGAAGAGTTACAGGACAGAACCAGAGTTTTGGTACTGAACTCACAGCTGTGAACCGTCCAGCTGCCACAATTACACACTCATCCAGTCTCATTAGAACTAAACACTCTGAGCAGAAACAACCTCAGCAACACAAAATGAGACATGATTGTCAGAGTTAAATTTGTTCTCCTACCAAAATGTTGCATCCtctaaaatcctaaaaaaaaagaaaaaaaaacatttcctgagattgaattgtgtgtgtttttgtgttgggtttgtagttcactttgcatCACTGAGAGTTTTCTAATTTGAAATAGAAACAGACAATgaattacagtcattttctATACCTGAATAACCAAATTTCATCACAATAGATGGAAAATTCACCgagatatgaattttaaaagtGCGCAAAGGATTTTTCTTAAATTGTTGAAaatttttggtgaccttgacctttgatgGGTTGATGATGACCACGAAAATGTAATTACTTGGACCTTGTACCATCCCCAACAACTACAGAACTTTTCACtgaaatctgttcataattttctgacttatcctgctaacaaacaaaccaaaaacaggacCTTTCTGCTGAATGGTGGTTGAAGCaataaaaagctgcaaaaatacACACTGTGTCTGTACTGTTTAGTCACAAAGCTGATGCCTTTGTATTTGCTGTGATCATATATTCTTAGTTACCGCTATGGTAAGATGAAAACAGCTTGATATAATGTTAATACACACATTATCCTGATAATTCACTTTGCTTTCACAGTTACAGACGTTTTACTCCTGTCGGTACTTGAAACTGAAACCAAActcaccaacacgttctcactCCTTACTCGTCACATATGGACGCTTGGGCAGGGGAGTGAGAACGTGTTGAACTGACAGGTAGAGCGAATTCATGCGGGAGCCTTTACTGGAAATCACGTGACCCTACCTGGCTCAGTGTGGGTTGTCCCTTTTAGGGAGTGAAACTACCACACTGACAAAACTGTCTCAGGTAAACCTGCTTTGAACAGCGTCCACTGTCCTTTATCAACAACCAGCAAACTTTCAGCGGTGAAACAGTAGCAGCAAAGAAAGTAAGGATGTTAAAATCAGCGTTATCGCTGTTTCTCGTCTGCTGTTTGCTGGGACGTCTGGACTGTACAGGTAAGCTGAGTGCACCTGTGTGGATATGTTCACCGAGCTGAGGGACAGAAACGGGCACTGCGAGAGATTTTTGGATTTTAGTGAGTTTACAGATTGCTGTAAATGcgtctttattttcttttcagaaCAAACTCCTCTCTGTTTCACTTCCTCATGTCAGAGTAGGTGTGGAGTAAATGTAGGTAAGCAGGTAAAGGTGGGAGACCGAAATAGATTCAAAGTTACGTATTAGATCACTAAAAGAACTTTGGGCctttttcagtttagtttcagtttaacTTTGACGTGATCTTCCTGTAATGGCGGTGACACTCACCTCACCTGTGTGACTGCGCATGAAGACCAGGAGCTGCTGTGCCTGATAAAAGTAAACGCTAAACTCTAACAAACGTGTTTATTAAGTTCTAGAATCGATTATATTAATgaaatttgttttctctctcctttttgttttctgttaacACGGTGTCAGACAGAAATTGTAAGTCGGTATGTAAAATACAGCGAGGGTatttccgtgtgtgtgtgtcgtctGAATTAGGATGCGGAGCCATTACAGCGCTCTGCGGGTGAGCTGAATAATGATCAGGCTTCATTTTACATAAActcaatgtttttgttttattttgctttattcgggggggggggggggggggggggggggggtggtagaTTTGTCTGTtcattgtagaaaaaaaaaaaagtacatgtcAATGTAACACTAAAATGTGTACTCAAAGAGAGGAGAGATAAATCTAAAACAACAGTTTTCATTATTGAGCTGTTAATTTCAGCCTCTCAGGGATACATACCTGAATTATTTAAGAATCTTTCCTGTCTTTAAAACAAGGAGAAGTTTGTGTTCAGTATTTCTGTTTATCATAACTGTGTCAGTTAAATAAATCCTACTTTGTAGAAAGATTAAGAAATCCAAAACTGAAGTCAACATAAGTTTGACTCTTTACATCAGACTCTGGGTGCTCTATTGTATCTTAGTGTAATTTGTAACACTGCGCCACAGATACATCTTTCTGTCATCAAGTAGCAACAAGCTGTCTCTCCTcactcatcatcttcatcagaaGAGGAACATTTTAGTAACATTTTCTGATGCACTGTTTGCGTCCAAAGTCAGGAAGaacaaacacattcaaaacTGCACATCATGTAGCAGGTGAGGTGGTGAATGTTGCACTGGCACAACCTCCAACCAAATGGGTCCTGTTAATTACAAGTCGATAAGATAAGAGCCTTTATTCAACCTATAGTTGGGTAATTCACATTGTTACAGCAGCAGTGGATGGAGCACACTTGTTACATCTGACACCAGTAGATGCATCACAGtgtagggctgcaatgattagtCGACAATAATTGACAATAAAAATAGCTGATGATGAATTTAATTGTCGATAATAGTCgtttttcattactttttttttgacggagtgagacgtcttcctgttcgtctatctctggcgagcttcacacatgaCTTAAAGGCCCGATAGCATTGAGCAGCATGTGTAGTCATGGGGGCTactggtgaaactgtgccaactttgttttacagggaagaaaaagtattatatatattttttatgctgggaaaaatggaccgttaaaGTTATATCAGCTGCaaatctgattaaaatttttgaatgaagtatccaTCTTCCGTGTGTTTACTACCACGTTTTAAACaaccttatgctaaatgtaaaagctgatagctaaataagtgccatttcataattatgtgattcataatcttATTAGTTGACTAATTGTTTCAGtagtcgatgactaatcgactatcaaaaaagtcattagttgcagccctatcaCAATGGCTACATCCAcatttctgctgtctgtgagtAGAATATGTCACATCTATCCTCACATGGGCTCAATCGAACATACATTCTTTGTACCTTGAAGCAGGTTAAAGGCAGTTTCAGTCCAGCTGAGGGGCTGTTATATTCTCATATGCAGCTCAGCCAAATCATGTCAGAAAGTTACAGGCTGCTTTtgtcaaaacacaaactaaacatGACAACAAACAACCTGATGTTTGTCACTTGAAGACCCAGATCCCTCACATGCACCAAAACAAATTTCTTAATACTTACCTGTAATTATAGACATGACAACGGTCTGTTACACAAGCATCAGTCAACAAATGAAAAGCGCTGCACATGAGTGAAGCACAAACAGAGATTTGTGTGATgttctgttttaatttcatttaaattttttgtgtaCAAATGTTGGTTTTTACACAAAGTAAATTAAGATATATGTAGTTCAATTGTGCCTACAAACAAAGTCAATAAAAGTCCATAAACTCAGGTTTCAGGTCTTTAAAGCAGAATGGAGTTCATTATTTATCATTCTGGCTGTGAATATTTCACCAGTTAAACTTTTTTATTCACACAGACTTTCCTCTCAGCATCAGCTGTTTATGATAAATTCAGTGTAAAGTCAACATTGCTTGAAGTAttggatgaaaataaaatatgttttaaataaatattaaattaacaaTATCAATGTAATTATTTgaaaatttaatattttctattaactgcattaattttatttctaataACTAATTGCCccccctgtttttgttttttttttttatgccaaacAGAGTTAACAGTCAAACGAGGAGCAAATGCCATTCTGCAGTGCTCTGGTCACAGAGATGCTACTGAAATAATGATAAGGTGGGATAAACCTGAGCTGCAGTCAGAGGAATatctcttcttcttcagagaTGGTCAGTTTCAGGAAGAGCTCCAGCATGAATTGTTTAAAGGTCGAGTGGAGCTGAAAGATCCTGATTGGAAAAAGACTGGAAACTTCTCTGTGATTCTCAAACATGTCACCCCAAATGATGCTGGAACTTATGAATGTCATGCTGGATATGAAGGACAGGAATCTGAGCTTCTCAGCAGCCTCATCCTGAAGGTTGAAAAACCAGGTGAGTTCTGGTGCTTCTTGGTTATCAATGTGacaaaaatatacattatattatattatattatatcataCTGTTTTGTATTGCTGTCTGAACCCTGTGTTTGCTAAGTTGATGAATTAAGTTGCAGAAAAACGTATTGAGTGTGGTAGCTGCTGCAAAAAGTGAAAAGTTGCACTTTCCTatccagtgtgtctgtgatcagaggtgaagctgcttcctggttgttgatgtttgtttctaaaaatgttgttgatgagactttgtagaaagcaacaagaaaagaaagtcCATAAACTCAGGTTTCAGGTCTTTAAAGCAGAATGGAGTTCATTATTTATCATTCTGGCTGTGAATATTTCACCAGTTAAACTTTTTTATTCACACAGACTTTCCTCTCAGCATCAGCTGTTTATGATAAATTCAGTGTAAAGTCAACATTATTAAGTAttggatgaaaataaaatatgttttaaataaatattaaattaacaaTATCAATGTAATTATTTgaaaatttaatattttctattaactgcattaattttatttctaataACTAATTGCCccccctgtttttgtttttttttttatgccaaacAGAGTTAACAGTCAAACGAGGAGCAAATGCCATTCTGCAGTGCTCTGGTCACAGAGATGCTACTGAAATAATGATAAGTTGGGATAAACCTGAGCTGCAGTCAAAGGGTTATCTCTTCTTCTTCAAAGATGGTCACTTTCAGGAAGAGCTCCAGCATGAATTGTTTAAAGGTCGAGTGGAGCTGAAAGATCCTGATTGGAAAAAGACTGGAAACTTCTCTGTGATTCTCAAACATGTCACCCCAAATGATGCTGGAACTTATGAATGTCATGCTGGATATAAAGGACAGAGACCTGAGCTTCTCAGCAGCCTCATCCTGAAGGTTGAAAAACCAGGTGAGTTCTGGTGCTTCTTGGTTATCAATGTGacaaaaatatacattatattatattatattatatcataCTGTTTTGTATTGCTGTCTGAACCCTGTGTTTGCTAAGTTGATGAATTAAGTTGCAGAAAAACGTATTGAGTGTGGTAGCTGCTGCAAAAAGTGAAAAGTTGCACTTTCCTatccagtgtgtctgtgatcagaggtgaagctgcttcctggttgttgatgtttgtttctaaaaatgttgttgatgagactttgtagaaagcaacaagaaaagaaagtcCATAAACTCAGGTTTCAGGTCTTTAAAGCAGAATGGAGTTCATTATTTATCATTCTGGCTGTGAATATTTCACCAGTTAAACTTTTTTATTCACACAGACTTTCCTGTCAGCATCAGCTGTTTATGATAAATTCAGTGTAAAGTCAACATTATTAAGTAttggatgaaaataaaatatgttttaaataaatattaaattaacaaTATCGATGTaattatttgaaatattttctattaactgcatttattttgtttctaatAACTAACTGTTTCTTCTCtccctgaccccccccccctttttttttttcatgccaaCTAGAGTTATCAGTCAAACAAGGAGCAGATGCCATTCTGCAGTGCTCTGGTCACAGAGATGCTGATGTCATAATGATAAGTTGGGATAAACCTGAGCTGCAGTCAAAGGGTTATCTCCTCTTCTTCAAAGATGGTCAGTTTCAGGAAGAGCTCCAGCATGAATTGTTTAAAGATCGAGTGGAGCTGAAAGATCCTAATTGGAAGGAGACTGGAAACTTCTCTGTGATTCTCAAACATGTCACCACAAATGATGCTGGAACATATGAATGTCATGCTGGATATAAAGGACAGAGACCTGAGCTTCTCAGCAGCCTCATCCTGAAGGTTGAAAAACCAGGTGAGTTCTGGTGCTTCTTGGTTATCAATGTgacaaatatatattatattatattatatgttTTGTATTGCTGTTTGAATCCTGTGTTTGCTAAGCTGATGAATTTAGTTGAATTTAGATTTACATGTAATATCTGGAGTTAAATCTGAAGCAGTTACATGTTTGTGTGGTAGCTGCTGTAGAAGAGAAAAGCTGCACTTTCCTaaccagtgtgtctgtgatcagaggtgaagctgcttcctggttgttgatgtttgtttctaaagatgttgttgatgagactttgtagaaagcagctggtctgagtgatgtgatcagagtgcagtagataatgtctgacagcagtttgaagaggaaatggattctgttctgttcttcgctcatcacctacctgacagctgacacctcacacctgtttctacctgcaggtcagacagaagaacaaaaaaaggatGGAGGGAACGAGGgtgaagagaaggaggaagaaggaaAGGAGCATGGACATACTGGACTGATAGGTGGTCTGGtagttgctgctgtgcttttatttgctgctgctgctgtttttgtgtatttctacAAACGTAGAAACAGCAGGACACAATATCATGGTCCTCAAAgacaggaggaggtggaggctgAGATAAATGTCTGAAAGCCCCTCAGAACTGATCTGAGTGACCTGCTGCTTGTTGCAGGCTCTTCACTAACAGATGTTCTGAGGACAGACATAGTTAATAATGCCAAATTCAGTCAGTTATGGGGACGACTTAAACTGGGATTTGGCAGCTTGGATGAACTCTAAGATCCTCTATTCTTGATTTGTGGttatctgacctctgaccttcacggcttaaattattattatatggcCTCATTCAGTAATAATTTCCAGTCCAGATCTGTTTCTGTTCACcaaataattttattagatTTAAAGACTtaataaacactaaaaaaagtttcatgtaTAATAAGTTATCAAACCTCATGTTATAGTTGTTGTGTTTTAAGTCAATTCTGATGTTTTCACAGTATCATTCATTTGCTCTGTCATGCCAAAAAAGAAGCTAATATTAGGCTTTAAATACTGATATGTAGGGCGGTTACGCTCTATAGAAAGAGTGCCAAATATACAGCCTGAGGACCAGAACTGGCTCACTGGattgttttgaaaaatgtttaattgttggacttttcagtgtgttttgtcTCTGGGACCTGATCACATCATGAGAGTCTGAACTGTGAATCAGAGCAAGGAACTCAAATCTGAGCCAGAGGTCTGGATCTTTGTCAGCATTAACAGTAAAGATGCTTTCAGATGCTGGATCTCCTTCCTTTGTGTGTGAGATTTGTTCCTTCTCACAGTAACAAGCCGGGGATTCATTGCTTatgtacagtgccttgcgaaagtattcggcccccttgaacttttcaaccttttgccacatttcaggcttcaaacataaagatataaaattttaattttttgtgaagaatcaacaacaagtgggacacaatcgtgaagtggaatgaaatttactggatgtgtcaaacttttttaacaaataaaaaactgaaaagtggggcgtgcaatattattcagcccccttgcgttaatactttgtagcatcaccttttgctgcaattacagctgcaagtcacttggggtatgtctctatcagttttgcacatcaagagactgaaattcttgcccgttcttccttgcaaaacagctcaagctcagtgaggttggatggagagcgtttgtgaacagcagtcttcagctctttccacagattctcgattggtttcaggtctggactttgacttggccgttccaacacctggatacatttatttgtgaaccattccattgtagatttggctttatgttttggatcattgtcttgttggaagataaatctctgtcccagtctcaggtctcttgcggactccaacaggttttcttccagaatggtcctgtatttggccccatccatcttcccatcaattttgaccatcttccctgtccctgttgacgaaaagcaggcccaaaccatgatgctgccaccaccatatttgacagtggggatggagtgttcagggtgatgagctgtgttgcttttacgccaaacatatcattttgcattgtggccaaacagttcgattttggtctcatctgaccagagcaccttcttccacgtttggtgtgtctccctggtggcttgtggcaaactttaaacgagactttttatggatatctttgagaaatggctttcttcttgccactcttccataaaggccagatttgtgcagtgtacgactgattgttgtcctatggacagactctcccacctcagctgtagatctctgcagttcatccagagtgatcatgggcctcttggctgcatctctgatcagtcttctccttgtttgagatgaaagtttagagggacggccgggtctcGGTAGATTTGTAGTgttctgatactccttccattccaatatgattgcttgcacagtgctccttgagatgtttaaagcttgggaacgattgtgtcccacttgttgttgattcttcacaaaaaattacaattttatatctttatgtttgaagcctgaaatgtggcaaaaggttgaaaagttcaagggggctgaatactttcgcaaggcactgtaccACATCATCATGGAGCCACTCACTGtcagaataaattaaaattaaactggaTAGAAAGCTCATAGATTCAATATGATTAGTCTATTTGATAACATTAGGTTCTTATCTTTTAACCAGAGATGACtcagaaaacattaaagaaaatatttgtatGTTTATAGTGAGCTCACAGTTtaatttcctgatttattttttttttttcttaaacaattGTTCTTTTTTAGTTATGTGAAAAAGATGCCTGAGGAGCTGTGTTAACTGGTTTCTCTGATTTATGAATGAAAGAATAGATCTGTGGTCACTCTCTGCTGAAAAACAGTGATTCACTAATTTCTACTGCAAGTCCTGGTTTTGAATCaaagcagaaagacagagaagacTATTAACCCAACAAGAAAGATGGAGGTTGTGGGCTTCCCGCTCGGTGCAGAATCTGGATCCTGTGCAACGCTAATTACAGCCACAGAGCTCGGAGTGTGATATTTGAATAGGAAATATAGGTAGGGATGTGTTCCTGTGTTAGGGATGGTTTCATCTGATTTCTGCTTTGCACTAAATTATTATGacttattgtaattattatcTGCGCTGTATATTTTgcaatattgtgttatagttatagttttctaatatctctgtatatttgtaatttgtatatttgtaatattgtgttatagtttttatacttatttgttttttatgtaagcacaaagtactgcagcaatttcctaatgctgtgaacctgttcacccatatggcaataaaaccttttgattctgattctgattctaccATCCCTACCTAATGATACATCCCTGAGGATGCAGtcacatatttattaatttttcctttcaaaatgatgatgaaacGGACTCGGTGTGTTTGTTACATCAGTTTTAACATGATTATAAGAGCTGTTCTTTGACCTGCagataaataaatttttaatgtGTACTACTGTTGGATGTGTTTACTTTATTCCTTTTTCAGTCTTTGTCACAGAAGCCACAATGCAGTTTTCTTGGCCCAATTCCATATACAATATTTACAAATGACCTACCATCAGTGCTACGTACAGCGGGCATCTCagtgtttgctgatgacactacagtatatttaGCAGCAAAGTGTATTAGTGAGATTAAAACTGACCTTGAATGAGAGATTGAATGTATAGTAGACTGGGTGGACAGTAACacactcattttaaatgttttgaaaacAATGACTGTTGTCATTGGTGAGCTCTTGGGAATTCTTATAGACAGTAAACTCTCCTGAGATAAACACATCCAGAGAGTGGTTTCTAAAATGGGTAGTATTAAAAGATGTTCTGAATATCTAACTAAGCAAACAATCCCAGATGTCCTTCAAACATTTGTATTGTCTCATTTTGATTATTGCACTGTTGTTTGGTCTAATACATCATTTAGCaacattacaaaattacaaatgtgcaaaataagGCAGAACGTGTGGCTCTAAAATGTTTTACTAGGACAAATATTGCTAAAATGCATAATTAGCTTTCCTGTTATGGGTGAAGGATGAAGGGTTGTATGCGCTGACCAATTTTCTAAATAatattattacagtaaaaaGCCCATCTATATTTTTCCATAAACTACCATTTTAAAAAGATACCATGATTACTCAACATAGCACGTGGTTGGACTGTTTCACTCTgccaaaatgtaaaactagtTTAAGCCAACACACAGTGATGTTTTGAGCAATGCATCAATGGAATTCACTACCACAAACCAATGATGGAAATTAGAACTTATTCTATGAATACTGCATCTgtaatgatttttgtttgtttgctcttttttttttttgtttactgttttgttttttgtttaaatttgccTTTTTTATGTAAACTGACCCCAGGAAGAATAACTGATGCAACATACTGCTGACACTAATGGGGATctcaataaacataaacataaaacaatGAGCAAACGCTAAAGGGAAATAAAACCTGGCCAGTCAAACCAGTCAATTCAGCTTGAATCTGGAATCaggcaaagaaaataaaacacagacgTGTGAATGAAGCCTCTGCATGTACAAACAGATGGAATATGGAAACCAGAAAGCACTGAGTTcaagtttctgtaaagagggcTGAGATGGGGTGGATATTTGAAGCCTGTGGCACTGTTTGAGTCTGAatcatgaagtgttttgagcagagaacagagctctgactctgtaACCAAATGttgtaggttaaaaaaaacttccacCTTTGTAGCCTGCAGGATTTTGTTCTTGccaggcagctgcagcagtaCTGACAACAGTGGGTGTGTTAGTGGGAGGTGGTTAAATGAAAATAGCCCAGGCAGCAGGTGTAACAGACCTCTTTATGTCACTCAAACgtgaaggttttttttaatgcagtcctCCAACATATAATGTTCagtagagaaagaaagaaaaataatttctcaCTGGCTTTAATtgaataaaatcacaaaacacaaacaaatgtgcacccctctgatcagctgttgttttaaatgtgttgtataaataaagataaCCTTGCTGCATGGCTTTCAATCTGTGATAAGTAAGAGCTTTcttggtctgtttttttttttttttttccagttttattagTACCAAGTAAAGGTGTGTAGATGAGTTTGTCCTGAAGAGTAGTGGTTGGGCCTATCGATCCATATATCCATAGTATTGATACAATGCTGGTAttgtttttggaacaatgctgcTGTGATAGAATCAATCCTTTATGTTGTTTGTCTCCTGTAAGTCCATTTCTCCCTTTCATCAGAAAACAGACATGTCTGTACAAACACTGCTCCTTTCATGCAGGCACTCTTTgatccaccccctcctccctgcttttgtgatttttttttttccctttggatcatttattagttaaaacccaggacagaattgggcaaagtttataggtacatataaaatattttatcaaaataaaagtttttgttctgaaacattagAACAGTAACATTGTTCCCCATAcattgtgatgtctggatttttttcataaataaagtgtacaaaaaaaGCACTCTAGAACaaattttcagaaagtataatgtaataaaaatgtcccttcattcactaattttctgggGGTTTTTTcgtaaataaacaaactgtacaaaatgatcactccACAACCTTATAAAACATTTCAAGCAAGTTCCCTAttttccccaaataaaatatgttacgtGTCACATGACGGTATAATGTCAAAACGCAGTGGGGAGGAGCAAAgtctgcctgctctgtgctgtgacaggagcagcagc from Archocentrus centrarchus isolate MPI-CPG fArcCen1 unplaced genomic scaffold, fArcCen1 scaffold_35_ctg1, whole genome shotgun sequence encodes the following:
- the LOC115776640 gene encoding uncharacterized protein LOC115776640, whose translation is MLKSALSLFLVCCLLGRLDCTELTVKRGANAILQCSGHRDATEIMIRWDKPELQSEEYLFFFRDGQFQEELQHELFKGRVELKDPDWKKTGNFSVILKHVTPNDAGTYECHAGYEGQESELLSSLILKVEKPELTVKRGANAILQCSGHRDATEIMISWDKPELQSKGYLFFFKDGHFQEELQHELFKGRVELKDPDWKKTGNFSVILKHVTPNDAGTYECHAGYKGQRPELLSSLILKVEKPELSVKQGADAILQCSGHRDADVIMISWDKPELQSKGYLLFFKDGQFQEELQHELFKDRVELKDPNWKETGNFSVILKHVTTNDAGTYECHAGYKGQRPELLSSLILKVEKPGQTEEQKKDGGNEGEEKEEEGKEHGHTGLIGGLVVAAVLLFAAAAVFVYFYKRRNSRTQYHGPQRQEEVEAEINV